CGGCTGGCCGCAGAGCGGGCACGGCGGACGACCCGCGTTGACCACCCGACGGGCCCGTTCGATGAACTCGCGGGTGGCCTCCGGGGTCAGCCGCACCCGGAGCCGGTCGAGGTCCTCGTCCGGCTCCTCCGGCTCCTCGCCCTCGTCGCCGTCCTCCTCGTCATCGGGCCCGCCGAGCTCGACCTCGACCTCGGTCTCGCCCACGGCGATCGCCTCGATCACCACGGTGGCGGTGTCCACGTCGAAGGCCAGGCCCAGGGTCCCGACCCGGAACTCCTCGTCGACCGGGGTGTCCAGCGGGTCGTTGTCGCCAACCACCGGCGCCGCCTCCGGCAGGTCCACGCCGAACCGGCGCTGCGCCTCGGAGAGCAGTTCCTCCAGCTTCTCGGCGAGCAGGGAGACCTGGACCTTCTCCAGCGCGACACTGACCAGCCGGCCACCGCCCCGCGCCTGCAGGAAGAACGTGCGCTCCCCCGGCGGGCCGACGGTCCCGGCGACGAACCGCTCCGGCGGCTCGAAGGCGTGCACCTGGTGGGTCATACGTACGACCCTATCCGGCGGGTGGAACGGTCGCGCACCGCACCGACACCGGTTCCGCCGAAGGCGAAACACCGGCGCCCGCCGCAGCGCCCGCGCCGGGCGGCACCGCTCACCGGGCCGCCCCCGCGCCCCCGCCCACCGCCGCGTCCGAGTCGGCCGGCCGGGCCGCCCGCCGGCGCCGCTTGCGCGGCGGCGGCACCAGCCCGGCCAGGTCCCCGCCGGTGTCGTTGAGCCGGACCAGGAACGGCCGCATCGGTGTGTAGCGGATCACCGTCACCGACGCCGGGTCGGCCACGATCCGCTGGAAGAGATCCAGGTGTACGCCGAGCGCGTCCGCCACGATGGCCTTGATCACATCGCCGTGACTGCACGCCAACCAGACCGCCTCCGGCCCGTGCTCGGCGGTGATCCGCGCGTCCCAGGCCCGCACCGCGGCCACCGCCCGCGCCGACATCGCCGCCATCGACTCCCCGTCGGGGAAGACCGCCGCGCTGGGGTGCTGCTGGACCACCGGCCAGAGCGGCTCCTTGGCGAGCTTCTTCAGCGGCTGCCCCTCCCAGCTGCCGTACCCGCACTCGATCAGCCCCTCCTCGACCACCGGCTCGGCCTGCGGCAGGGCCAGTTCCAGGGTCTGCCGGCAGCGGATCAACGGGCTGGTGAGCACCGCGGCCAGCGGCAGCCCCCGCAGCCGCTCGCCGACCGCACCGGCCTGGGCGCGACCGGTGTCGTCCAGCTCGACCGGCTGGCGTCCGGCCAGGCCGCCGTCGGCGTTCGCGGTGGTCCGGCCGTGTCGCAGAAGCAGAAGGGTCGCCACGCTGACCACCCTAGGGCCTGGGGGTCCGGGCGGGGTGGCCGGTCGCGGCCGTGCCGCCGCCGCGCCCGGTCCCACTCCTCGGGTACGGGCAGCCCCACGCCCCACGCTCCACGCAGCGCCGCGCGGTGTCGGGGGTGCCGGGTGGGGATCGGGCGGTGCCGCGGACGAGTTGGGCGGCTGGGTCCGGTTCATGTCGCCGCGGCGGCGTCACCCGGGGTGCACGGTGGTTTTCGCTGCTGGGCCATTTCAGGCGGGGTGTCCGATTGACCCGTGGCCTCGCAGCGGCCCACCTGTCGCCGGCTGGTGGGGTGTCCGGTTCGGGGTGTGACCGGGGGCATCGTCAGGCCGGAATCCTGGCGCGGGCGGGGTCGTTACAGTCCCCGTACGACCGAGTACCACCGCCGAACCCCGGCCTGGTGGACGGGCCCGGCCCCGGAATGCGGGTGGCCGGCCGGTCGTTACACATGGTCCCGGCGCCGCGAAGAGGCCCCCGCCCCGCGAGCCCGCCGGCCGAAGACTTTCCCCTTGTGCGTGTTGGGCGCCTGACGGTGCTCGCGTCCGTCCGCGTCCCCCTGCGGATGGTGCGCCGACCCCCGAATGGAGCTACCTCT
The Micromonospora sp. R77 DNA segment above includes these coding regions:
- a CDS encoding DUF3090 domain-containing protein; translation: MTHQVHAFEPPERFVAGTVGPPGERTFFLQARGGGRLVSVALEKVQVSLLAEKLEELLSEAQRRFGVDLPEAAPVVGDNDPLDTPVDEEFRVGTLGLAFDVDTATVVIEAIAVGETEVEVELGGPDDEEDGDEGEEPEEPDEDLDRLRVRLTPEATREFIERARRVVNAGRPPCPLCGQPLDPAGHLCPRHNGYHR
- a CDS encoding histidine phosphatase family protein, coding for MVSVATLLLLRHGRTTANADGGLAGRQPVELDDTGRAQAGAVGERLRGLPLAAVLTSPLIRCRQTLELALPQAEPVVEEGLIECGYGSWEGQPLKKLAKEPLWPVVQQHPSAAVFPDGESMAAMSARAVAAVRAWDARITAEHGPEAVWLACSHGDVIKAIVADALGVHLDLFQRIVADPASVTVIRYTPMRPFLVRLNDTGGDLAGLVPPPRKRRRRAARPADSDAAVGGGAGAAR